Sequence from the Amaranthus tricolor cultivar Red isolate AtriRed21 chromosome 16, ASM2621246v1, whole genome shotgun sequence genome:
TGAGATAGTATCTTTTTAGTTTATAAAGTACACCTCATGTTTCCGATTGCATATTGACATTTACAATACATTTAGCCTCAATTTATCCATCTCAATGTaagaattattaataacaatcttttataatttttaatgatgcCCAATcagaaatataaaaatcaaaatattatcTCAATAAGtgtgaaaatgataaatgagACTAATAAGCTGAATAAGAATGATTAATACTTCTATATCCTATTTATATACTTAACTAATAATATAGACTTAAAGAATACATATTCTGAGATATTTAAGAGTTTCAATATTTACAACCTTTGGTCATTAAAACATTCACCTAAAAGCGTTATAAGTTTTTGTACAAAAAACTGCCTTAAGTATAAGCTAAACTTAGCCTTAGTTTTGAGTGCCTAGGCGAGTGTTTAGGGTGGGCGATGAGTTGGGCGTTTTGATAGGACTAGGTGAGTCGGCTAGGTGATCTTTAAGGCAGCATTTTAGAGTACCTTATAACCCCTAAGCCGAGCGTCTCAGAGCCCCTTATTAAAGTTCATGTGCTATCTAATATTCATCTAATGTTACTTGGATCCGGGTGCTGATGTTAGATATTGGTACGTATCTAAGTGTCGAATAcatttaaatattcaattttacaccTAAAATGAAGTATCTAAGTGCAATACTGATGTAAGAGCATCAATGATCGAACACGTTAAATATTCAATGTTAAATTCTTTGTCAAAGGAGGAAGTTAAAGTACCAACTTTGCTACTTTTTCTTGTTTTAGGTGTTGAATATTGAATCAAAAGGTTGTTCTAATGAGTTATTGGCTGCATTTAAATTtgacttatatttttattgtatgaaaaaaatcataaataaacaaGGGCATTTTTACTGATCTATTTAAATTGGATTTAGTTCATTTTTCTTAATGCACCTGTTGGAGCTTTTTAGACTAATCTCCCTCTTTGCTAAAATGTTGTCGCACAACTATTTGTAGTTCGTTCTTTTACTTTGTTACGCTTTCATAGCTAGAAATGTTTTCAtcactttcttttattttcattcagaCATTTCAACTATCCTTTAATATCATCCACACAATTGAACCGTCCTaccatttcttaatttttgtacAATATACAGCTGTGTCAATTTCTTGGTACGGAGGGAGTAATGCTGTTGTTGGACACAAGTCCAGCCCTATAAGAGGACAATAGGGGCATGTGTCCTGAGCCcatcaaaaaattagaaaaacgaCGCTATAATATTTAATAGCTGTATATAAGGAGtagtatatttagtaattagtgGACCCTAATAAATGTTTAGCCCCAAGCCTCTCAAATCTCATGATCGGCCCTAACTGGACACCAGACAACATGAAAATGTGCATTGTTTTTAGGTTTAATTCATTGTTACAAATATTTTTCAGCCTTTATATACtaattaagtatatattttgtagGCTTGGTATCAGGAATAGCAGGAGCTTTGATCTTTGCAACAATTGCAATACTATACTACCAACGCCAACGAAAGATAAAAGAAGCCATAGAGCGTTTAAAGAAGGAACGAGAAGACATCCTCAACTCCGGTGGAGGAACAACCGCCAAGATTTTCACCGGAAAAGAGATCAAAAAAACCACCAACAACTTCTCCCGAGACCGCCTTCTAGGCGCCGGTGGTTATGGTGAAGTGTACAAAGGTAAACTTGATGATGGAACCCTGACTGCCGTCAAGTGTGCAAAAGTCGGTAATGCTAAAGGAACTGATCAAATCTTAAATGAAGTCCGAATCCTATGTCAAGTTAACCATCGGAGCCTTGTTGGGTTACTCGGTTGTTGTGTTGAGCTTGATCAACCTATAATGGTTTACGAGTTTATCCCTAATGGTACATTATACGAGCATCTACATGGGTTTACACGTGGAGGGTATAGTCGTCTTTCTTGGTCTCATCGACTAAGTATTGCGTACGACACTGCTGAGGCCCTTGCGTATCTCCACTTTTCCGCAAACCCTCCTATTTATCATAGAGATGTAAAATCGTCCAACATTTTGTTAGACGAGAAATTGCATGCTAAGGTTGCGGATTTTGGGTTATCAAGACTAGCCGAGACTGATATGAGCCACATTTCGACTTGTGCTCAGGGTACCCTAGGTTATCTTGATCCTGAGTACTATCGAAACTATCAGCTAACAGATAAAAGTGACGTATATAGTTTTGGAGTCGTGTTGTTAGAGCTTTTAACATCGCAAAAGGCAATTGACCTTAATCGAGAAGCGGATGATGTAAATTTAGCTGTATATGTTAAGCGATTGGTGGAAGAGGAGCGAATGATGGATGTCGTTGATCCTCTATTGAAGGAAGAAGCGAGCGATTTGGAGATGGATACGATGAAGGCGTTAGGATTTCTTGCTGTCGGGTGCTTGGAGGAGCGTAGGCAAAACCGGCCTTCTATGAAAGAAGTTTCCGAGGAAATTGAGTATATAATCAGCATTGCTTCTGCAATGAAGCTAGCTAAAGTCATTCCAGATTATCCCTAGAAATTTCTTCTTGTAGTTTGTATGATGTAAGCTTGTAACTGTATTTGTTGattatgatatatatttttttgtagtagTGCATTGTATAATCTATGTCCGCGAGCTAGAGATTTGGTTTcagataataataaattatattaaataactTATTGAATCATGTGcaattcttatttatatgaagcTGCAGATGATATTTGCTAtcttatcactaacaagggtatgAATGTATAATTGTGTACATTCGACCCCAAACTCCTTTTACGTGGGAGTCATTTTATGGCTTTAGGACTATGGATTGTACATTGTTGGAGAGCATTGTATAATTGTGTACATTCGACAATAGGTTTAGTGGATTGTACACAATTTGCCCTGAATTTTCGAATTTAGATAACAAAACTTGTTAATTAAGTTCATTGAAAATTTATTTGGAGGAGAATTTTTAAGCTGATTGAAAACAATTTACATAACAtattcataaataaatatctaaTATGACAAATTCATGAAGATAAATTGTTATCAATAACAACATTTTTTTGTCACATATCACAACATTtaacaatcaatttacaaacAATCCATGGTGTTGAGCGCTCATAAATGGTATGGCAGCATGGTGCAATGACAATCAACATATGAGTCATTTGAGTGTCGATTAGTTGCCCCACGTTACTTAACAAAATTAGGAGGCATTTCAAATTCATATTCAATGCTAAATTACATGTACTTCCATATGGAGGATAAGTATATCTTGtgggaaatttaaaattttttttatcgttaATAATCGAGAACTGATTGAAATATCTGATGAGCATCTTGCTAATAAGTCATTTTTATTagctaatttatcaaatactaATATTAGAAGTTTTAACTATTTAACCatctatttatttaaaataagctaaaattgtccaattaaaggtatttaattccCTTGCTTAAGGGTTAACCTTGTGTTGTAAAGAGCATCTTGTCTATATATTATTGGAAATGAGTGGTTAAATTGTCTGGGTCCAAAGGGTGATCATCAAACTCTTATGTATTTTTTCTCTTGGGAATCATAGCTTTTTATTCAGGAATGTCTAATTGTGTTTTACTCTTCTCTACGCATGGAATATAAGGTTTTTAAAAGAACGAAATGAGTGTTTATTTGTATGATCACTTGACCCTTCTAACTTACCATCCAAAATCTCCTACGGACTGACTGAAGccattaaaatatatcaaattgttggatacaaattattgtatgagatgGTCTTACCGAGAGATACGTCTTAGATTTAGTTTAATAGCACATCTAATATATATGAGCACATCTAATAGGCAGCTAATTTATCTTTCACGTGTAGCTACGTctccttatctttctcgagctggAAAAtccctttggccgcgctctcctttatgggtatgaattgccgccatccttccctccccaaaccctgtttatagtttttttatgaGTGAGATATACTGAGtaggatgatgataatgatgatgattgagATCGTCTCATCTAAAGATAATCTCTTACAAAAATAACTTACTGTACAAATATTAACtactatattatattatacaagTTAAAAATGTCTATAACACACGAAACCGCCCACAGAAGGGCGATCTTGAATTTAATTGCGTAAACTTTATagcaaaaataacttaaaatgttaagaaaaaataaaagaaggaaTAACTTGGAATGTGGTCAAAGTAGATCTGCTAAAGGTCAACTCCTTGTTATTGATTACTCATTGCTGAAACCTAAATCAAAGATGATGTTCACATATTACCCATAAATAGTATGAAATCATAGAGAGGTTAACTTAGGTCCAAATCCAAATACTTTAATTGCATACTTGTTACTTGGTGGTCAAACACTTAAAGGAACCTATTGGTTTGAAAATAAGATTTCACAATATTTATGAccataaaaaattttacaatttttatttattacggAGTAGATcgagaaaaataaagaattagctgaaaattaaatttataactttGCGTATTCAAAGTAATATTTGCTATAATTAAGATAAGATCTGATTTCAATAAAACTTGATTCTagaatttttaactttttttattctttcaCAAGACACATTGATATGAAGATAATTAagcaaattaaatttcttttattgtaccaatttttatgaattataatttttgctggaccaattatagaaaatattatgcacatattatttaaaaatatagcatTGAGTAATGGGTATGAGTTTAATTCCAGTGTCGATGTGAGTAATATTGGGGGAGTAATCTATActaactattttattttatcttgttaaaattatattctcgttatattatatataaactaaaataTAACCAAAAAGTATTTATGAAATTGAACTTCAAGAGTTACATTAGTTATGACATGATGAACTTTAAACTTagttttcatataaaaaaaaatcatactctCATCATCTATTTAAATCATAAATAAGATACCAATTTATTTAtcatgttattttgatcataaattGGATGTAGTATTCCGTCTCAATGAATTAAGAGCAAGGAGAAATAGAGTgtttttaggaaaaatatagATATTTGATATCAAATGAAGAGATGAAATAAATTAtgtgaataaaatataaaaaataaaatatagaataaaattaaagaaaacgacagataattgtttaaaaataaaaataatacaaaataaattaaacatatacttctttcgttttttttttattcttcttatttagtttctgcacagttttcaaagccAATTTTTGAGTtcaaatatctctaaatacgcataataaaaaattattaaaaatacataatataaaagtatatattaaaatgaatctaataagatctcacatgaatatattttatcttctaaatatgactcaaaaacattaattaaatctctccccaattaaaaattctaaacgaaaacaacattaaaataacaaataatactgAGTAAGAATAGCTcttaattaaagttaaaataaCTAAAGGTGGGGAGCCTAACATAatcccatttttttttcaacaatTTCTATTTGGGTGTGACCAATATAATtctcatatataaatacaatcCTTCAAATTACAATATTCATTATATCTCTCAAAATTCATCACCATTCAACAACCGACACCTTCTCCCTCTTTCTACCCCCCATTCCCTGACGATTTATCATCGTCTGGGTTGATTTAAGATCACAATCactcattcatccatttcttcaTCTCAGGTCTTTTGATCTTCCCCTTTCTCTCTTGCAttttttgttcttgttattatattttaatgcttGATCTCTGTgtttcttcttcaatcttgatTATTTTTGAACTTTAGATCTTTGAAAATAAGTGGGTTTTGCTGGGATTTGTGTTTTAGTTTGTgggtatttaaaaattttagttcTTTCTGTTTGATTTATATGATTTGGGTGTTTGATCATTCAGCTTGAATTGCCTAGTAGTGGGATAGTGAAACTGTTGGATCTTAGTTAGCTTATGATAAGTTCTGCCTTCTTGAATGATTCATATAAATAATTTAGTACATGAATTTGAGAGTAAGAAATTTGGATCTGCAAAAGAATAGTCAAGCTTAACACTAATCtcagttttttttaaagtatCCGGTAAGATTGTGTACATCCGACCCAAAATGACACTCTTGGTGGCGGCCATAATGGAATGCTATTGTTTTATTGGATTCTAGTTTACTATAAATTGGGTGTTTTTAGATGTTAACTTCATTTTCTAGGTttaataagtaataaaaaataattcctgatttagctattttagtacttttaaattatattttgtgtCTTTATTAGAGGTATTCATTCGGGTTATCCGGTTGATTTCAGGTTTGGTGTTTTTGGTCGGTTCGAAATCGGGTTTTGTTTCCATaatgtttttacataattgtacaTCTTTTATAAGTCGGGTCTAATCGGGTTTTGTTACAATTTCAGATAAATGTtttattaaatgttttattgagtctgttttgaacaccaaTGGTTTTCACGGTGGAAGTTTGGAATTTGTTCATTGTAGGAGAGAAATGTTTTTG
This genomic interval carries:
- the LOC130802957 gene encoding wall-associated receptor kinase-like 20; its protein translation is MFFQLHHLLTAVLFLTAVKSTTSTRECPPCGTTRVPYPLSTSPTCGDPNYKILCNKNTTLLFPTSNNTYPIKSIIPTNQRLIIEPSPFLPNTCITSDISTQGVQLNQTAPFNVTGDNTIMFLNCSDSLLRSPLNCSADSLCHVYINSTRAVSSCGGSLICCTFRAGGGTTSYSIRVREAGCRAYSSFVDLDPSLPVGKWGKPGLMIQWVLPQEPLCRTQADCTVDGGNSTCRADINSVGVRRCFCNDGLHWDGINGICAEKNLCEDEGGCKSSNKAALIAGLVSGIAGALIFATIAILYYQRQRKIKEAIERLKKEREDILNSGGGTTAKIFTGKEIKKTTNNFSRDRLLGAGGYGEVYKGKLDDGTLTAVKCAKVGNAKGTDQILNEVRILCQVNHRSLVGLLGCCVELDQPIMVYEFIPNGTLYEHLHGFTRGGYSRLSWSHRLSIAYDTAEALAYLHFSANPPIYHRDVKSSNILLDEKLHAKVADFGLSRLAETDMSHISTCAQGTLGYLDPEYYRNYQLTDKSDVYSFGVVLLELLTSQKAIDLNREADDVNLAVYVKRLVEEERMMDVVDPLLKEEASDLEMDTMKALGFLAVGCLEERRQNRPSMKEVSEEIEYIISIASAMKLAKVIPDYP